One genomic segment of Occultella kanbiaonis includes these proteins:
- a CDS encoding PPA1309 family protein has product MNTEMTPRERSLTMAVIEIEQHSAAAGWDAPVSVFALIRTADALADNPALAQEFPPEVVEAARHDPEHLTSIEQDGLPESTNLEELLAQLAWPETVAGAAIVVERIVVPPEAEANMPQDPDAGVDYLMNHPDRQDVRIAAGRLRTGESWCALRSRANDNDDAVAGGPDAVPGLVEALAATLR; this is encoded by the coding sequence GTGAACACCGAGATGACCCCCCGCGAACGCTCACTCACCATGGCCGTCATCGAGATCGAGCAGCATTCGGCCGCGGCCGGTTGGGATGCGCCCGTGAGCGTGTTCGCCCTGATCCGCACCGCCGACGCCCTCGCGGACAACCCCGCGCTCGCTCAGGAGTTCCCACCCGAGGTCGTGGAGGCGGCGCGGCACGATCCCGAGCACCTCACCTCGATCGAGCAGGACGGTCTGCCGGAGTCGACGAACCTCGAGGAGCTGCTCGCCCAGCTGGCGTGGCCCGAGACGGTGGCCGGTGCGGCGATCGTGGTCGAGCGGATCGTGGTGCCCCCGGAGGCCGAGGCGAACATGCCGCAGGACCCGGACGCCGGCGTGGACTACCTGATGAATCACCCGGACCGGCAGGACGTGCGCATCGCCGCCGGCCGGCTGCGCACCGGCGAGAGCTGGTGTGCGCTCCGATCCCGCGCGAACGACAACGACGACGCGGTTGCCGGCGGCCCAGACGCCGTCCCAGGGCTGGTCGAGGCGCTGGCAGCCACGTTGCGCTGA
- a CDS encoding ATP-dependent helicase, which translates to MSMSAPTLPGAEELLAALDEDQRAVASQLTGPVCVLAGAGTGKTRAVTYRIAHGVVTGVYNPTTVLAVTFTARAAGEMRTRLRELGVSGVQARTFHAAALRQLSYFWPAAIGGGIPRIVEHKAPLIAEAAGRLGVAVDRIAIRDLAAEVEWAKVSMVTAEDYVAAAARAGRSGAAGQDLTTVARLLSVYEDAKTERHVIDFEDVLLLMVGILAERGDIAAEVRKQYRHFIVDEFQDVSPLQHRLLELWLGDRNELCVVGDVSQTIYSFTGASPRYLTEFGRRHPDATVVRLVRDYRSTPQVVSLANNVLARAGRARSSAAVELRAQRPSGPAVAFETYDDDESEARAVAVRIGELVRGGVRASEIAVLYRTNAQAEAFEQALSQAGVGYLVRGGERFFSRKEVRDAVVLLRGAARSQGETPMPELVRDVLTSVGWAPEAPAARGAVRERWESLNSLVGLADELAASRGADLPEFVAELGERAAAQHAPTVEGATLASLHAAKGLEWDAVFLVGVSEGLLPISLAEGDEAIEEERRLLYVGVTRAREHLQLSYARSRNTGGRATRRRSRFLDGIWPSEEAGGRRHGRHTDSRAGRREALTAAVTEQDADPDLVERLRRWRAEVAERIEKPAFTILHDTTLIAVAAAQPRELRHLAILRGIGPTKLEAYGPAILAVVRGEDPVGNQSEESS; encoded by the coding sequence ATGTCGATGTCCGCACCCACCCTGCCCGGCGCCGAGGAGCTGCTCGCCGCACTCGACGAGGACCAGCGCGCCGTAGCCTCGCAACTGACCGGCCCGGTGTGCGTGCTCGCGGGCGCCGGGACGGGCAAGACCAGGGCGGTCACCTACCGGATCGCACACGGTGTGGTGACCGGCGTGTACAACCCGACCACGGTCCTCGCGGTGACGTTCACGGCCCGGGCGGCGGGTGAGATGCGCACCCGGCTGCGCGAGCTCGGGGTCTCCGGCGTCCAGGCGCGCACGTTCCACGCCGCGGCGCTGCGGCAGCTCTCCTACTTCTGGCCGGCCGCGATCGGTGGCGGCATCCCCCGGATCGTCGAGCACAAGGCCCCGCTGATCGCCGAGGCGGCCGGCCGGCTCGGCGTGGCCGTGGACCGGATCGCGATCCGCGATCTCGCCGCCGAGGTCGAATGGGCCAAGGTGTCGATGGTCACCGCCGAGGACTACGTGGCGGCCGCGGCTCGCGCCGGACGCTCCGGCGCGGCCGGCCAGGACCTGACCACCGTGGCCCGGCTGCTCTCGGTCTACGAGGACGCCAAGACCGAACGGCACGTGATCGACTTCGAGGACGTGCTGCTGCTGATGGTCGGCATCCTCGCCGAGCGCGGCGACATCGCCGCCGAGGTCCGCAAGCAGTACCGCCACTTCATCGTCGATGAGTTCCAGGACGTCTCCCCGCTGCAGCACCGCCTGCTGGAGCTCTGGCTCGGGGATCGGAACGAGCTGTGCGTGGTCGGGGATGTCTCCCAGACGATCTACTCCTTCACCGGCGCGAGCCCGCGCTACCTGACCGAGTTCGGCCGGCGCCACCCCGACGCCACCGTGGTGCGGCTGGTCCGGGACTACCGCTCGACGCCGCAGGTAGTCTCGCTGGCCAACAACGTGCTGGCCCGCGCCGGGCGAGCCCGCTCCAGCGCCGCCGTCGAGCTGCGCGCGCAGCGGCCCTCCGGGCCGGCCGTGGCGTTCGAGACCTACGACGACGACGAGTCCGAGGCACGTGCGGTCGCGGTGCGGATCGGAGAACTGGTCCGCGGCGGCGTGAGGGCCAGCGAGATCGCCGTGCTGTACCGGACCAACGCCCAGGCCGAGGCGTTCGAGCAGGCGCTCAGCCAGGCCGGCGTCGGCTACCTGGTGCGCGGTGGGGAACGGTTCTTCTCCCGCAAGGAGGTGCGTGACGCCGTCGTGCTCCTGCGCGGCGCCGCCCGCAGCCAGGGTGAGACGCCGATGCCGGAGCTCGTCCGCGATGTCCTGACCAGCGTCGGCTGGGCACCGGAGGCGCCTGCCGCGCGGGGGGCGGTCCGGGAACGGTGGGAGTCGCTGAACTCCCTCGTCGGGCTCGCTGACGAGCTCGCGGCGTCCAGGGGGGCGGACCTGCCCGAGTTCGTCGCCGAGCTCGGGGAGCGGGCCGCCGCCCAGCATGCGCCGACCGTGGAGGGGGCGACGCTCGCGTCCCTGCACGCCGCGAAGGGGCTGGAGTGGGACGCCGTGTTCCTGGTCGGGGTCAGCGAGGGACTGCTGCCGATCTCGCTCGCCGAGGGCGACGAGGCGATCGAGGAGGAGCGCCGGCTCCTGTACGTGGGCGTCACCCGCGCCCGCGAGCATCTGCAACTGTCCTACGCCAGGTCGCGCAACACCGGTGGCCGCGCCACCCGGAGGCGGTCCCGGTTCCTGGACGGGATCTGGCCGTCCGAGGAGGCCGGCGGACGCCGGCACGGTCGCCATACGGACTCCCGGGCAGGTCGGCGCGAGGCGCTGACCGCGGCGGTCACCGAGCAGGATGCGGACCCGGACCTGGTCGAGCGGCTGCGCCGCTGGCGAGCCGAGGTGGCCGAGCGGATCGAGAAGCCGGCCTTCACGATCCTGCATGACACCACCCTGATCGCGGTCGCCGCCGCCCAGCCGCGGGAGCTACGACACCTCGCGATCCTGAGGGGGATCGGGCCCACCAAACTCGAGGCGTACGGCCCCGCGATCCTCGCCGTGGTGCGCGGCGAGGACCCCGTCGGAAATCAATCTGAAGAAAGTTCTTAA
- a CDS encoding mycoredoxin: MYSTTWCGYCRRLKTQLKSAGIAYNEVNIEEDPSAAAFVEQVNDGNQTVPTILFPDGSAATNPSLAQVQERLGA, from the coding sequence ATGTACAGCACCACCTGGTGCGGGTACTGCCGCCGGTTGAAGACGCAGCTGAAGAGTGCCGGGATCGCCTACAACGAGGTCAACATCGAGGAGGACCCGAGCGCCGCAGCGTTCGTGGAGCAGGTCAACGACGGCAACCAGACCGTGCCGACCATCCTGTTCCCGGACGGGTCCGCCGCGACGAACCCGTCCCTCGCCCAGGTGCAGGAGCGCCTCGGCGCCTGA
- the nudC gene encoding NAD(+) diphosphatase — protein MHSDLLPLARASVDRDAHARVRPGLLEELLADTSTRMLTVDGDRVATTGGDDTALAFVPPSDRADGARLLYLGRDDDGAYLAQILGSEHHAGAGDVDRRTDDPQGSTTGGSVSYAVLREIGWQLGDRDAGLAVGALALANWHHTHSHCPRCGTATEVIDAGWVRRCPADESLHYPRTDAAVIMAITDDTGRILLGHAPQWPDGQFSVPAGFVEPGESLEAAVRREVFEETNVVVGEVTYRASQPWPFPASLMVGFAGRALAIDVRPDGEEITEARFFSADELRTAWTTGTVRLPRPTSIARSLIEEWFGEPLPEVETARRWA, from the coding sequence GTGCACTCCGATCTCCTGCCCCTCGCCCGTGCCAGTGTCGATCGGGATGCGCATGCGCGGGTCCGTCCCGGCCTCCTCGAGGAACTGCTCGCCGACACCTCGACGCGGATGCTGACCGTCGACGGCGACCGGGTCGCCACCACCGGTGGTGACGACACGGCGCTGGCGTTCGTGCCGCCGTCGGACCGGGCCGACGGGGCCCGACTGCTGTACCTGGGGCGCGATGACGACGGTGCCTATCTGGCCCAGATCCTCGGTTCCGAGCACCACGCCGGCGCCGGCGACGTGGACCGGCGCACCGACGACCCGCAGGGTTCCACCACCGGTGGATCGGTGTCCTACGCCGTCCTGCGCGAGATCGGCTGGCAGCTCGGGGACCGGGACGCCGGGCTGGCCGTCGGGGCGCTCGCCCTCGCGAACTGGCATCACACGCACAGCCACTGCCCCCGGTGCGGGACGGCGACCGAGGTGATCGACGCCGGCTGGGTGCGACGATGCCCCGCCGATGAGTCGCTGCACTATCCGCGCACGGACGCCGCCGTGATCATGGCGATCACCGACGACACCGGGCGCATCCTGCTCGGGCACGCCCCGCAGTGGCCGGACGGCCAGTTCTCCGTGCCCGCCGGGTTCGTCGAACCGGGGGAGTCGCTGGAGGCGGCCGTCCGCCGCGAGGTGTTCGAGGAGACGAACGTGGTGGTCGGCGAGGTGACCTACCGGGCCAGTCAGCCCTGGCCGTTCCCGGCCTCCCTCATGGTCGGCTTCGCCGGTCGTGCCCTCGCCATCGACGTCCGCCCGGACGGGGAGGAGATCACCGAGGCCCGGTTCTTCTCCGCCGACGAACTGCGGACGGCGTGGACGACGGGGACGGTCCGGCTCCCGCGACCGACTTCGATCGCACGCAGCCTCATCGAGGAGTGGTTCGGCGAACCGCTTCCCGAGGTCGAGACGGCCCGGCGATGGGCCTGA
- a CDS encoding phosphotransferase has translation MSEPNASRSPLALAALATVALPGLDVVATRPPRTPGADFDVVGVMDATGSRWIVRSPRDSAAGAALEGEVALLEALGRAADDDLLTFDVPRPAGFAPLPEGGRAMVYPELRGKPLPIERLAAGPGLAAQVGRAIASLHELPSTVVADAGLPTYDADAYRRRRLAEVDEAAATGHIPPGLLRRWEHALEDVTLWRFRATPVHGDLAAEHVLVVDDDVVGILDWSDARVADPADDLAWLLAAAPEESLDAILEAYALARTERADEQLTARALLASELAVARWLMHGVRHRDGAIIDDAVQMLLELDEEVTGQPPIGYSEPVIPDVAPLPEVGEDAADGEDAGDAEDWADEEHTVASDERGEAGDEDLGDHEAVADHEDAADDGTTGIDDGEEVEHSRSAVAPSRPLWRRTSELAGDDSDTAEHAVVEDDEEEFIVPDYERTQPRRGFDDTPTTEFPPHRT, from the coding sequence GTGTCCGAGCCGAACGCCTCCCGGTCCCCACTCGCCCTCGCCGCGCTGGCGACCGTCGCACTGCCGGGTCTCGACGTGGTCGCGACCCGTCCCCCGCGCACGCCCGGCGCCGACTTCGACGTGGTGGGCGTGATGGACGCCACCGGGTCGCGGTGGATCGTCAGGTCCCCGCGCGACTCCGCCGCCGGGGCCGCGCTCGAGGGAGAGGTCGCGCTGCTCGAGGCGCTCGGCCGCGCCGCCGACGACGACCTGCTGACCTTCGACGTGCCGAGGCCGGCCGGGTTCGCACCGCTGCCCGAGGGTGGCCGCGCGATGGTCTACCCCGAGCTGCGGGGCAAGCCGCTTCCGATCGAGCGGCTCGCCGCCGGTCCCGGCCTGGCCGCGCAGGTCGGCCGGGCGATCGCGAGTCTGCACGAGTTGCCGAGCACGGTGGTCGCGGATGCCGGCCTGCCCACCTACGACGCGGATGCCTACCGCCGTCGACGCCTCGCGGAGGTGGACGAGGCGGCCGCGACCGGGCATATCCCGCCGGGCCTGCTCCGCCGCTGGGAGCACGCTCTCGAGGACGTCACCCTGTGGCGGTTCCGGGCCACCCCGGTGCATGGGGACCTCGCGGCCGAGCACGTCCTGGTGGTCGACGACGACGTGGTCGGGATCCTCGACTGGTCCGACGCCCGGGTGGCCGACCCTGCCGACGACCTGGCCTGGCTGCTGGCCGCAGCGCCGGAGGAGTCACTCGACGCGATCCTCGAGGCATACGCGTTGGCCCGGACCGAGCGTGCCGACGAGCAGCTGACCGCGCGGGCACTGCTGGCGAGCGAGCTCGCCGTGGCCCGGTGGCTGATGCACGGGGTGCGGCACCGCGATGGGGCGATCATCGACGACGCCGTCCAGATGCTGCTCGAGCTCGACGAGGAGGTGACCGGTCAGCCGCCGATCGGGTACTCCGAGCCGGTGATCCCGGACGTCGCCCCGCTCCCCGAGGTCGGCGAGGACGCGGCCGACGGCGAGGACGCGGGTGACGCCGAGGACTGGGCCGACGAGGAGCACACGGTCGCCTCGGACGAGCGGGGGGAGGCCGGCGACGAGGACCTGGGCGACCACGAGGCCGTCGCGGACCACGAGGACGCGGCCGACGACGGGACGACGGGCATCGACGACGGCGAAGAGGTCGAACACTCCCGGTCGGCCGTGGCGCCGAGCCGTCCGCTGTGGCGCCGCACGAGCGAACTCGCCGGCGACGACTCCGACACCGCCGAACACGCGGTGGTCGAGGACGACGAGGAGGAGTTCATCGTTCCCGACTACGAGCGCACCCAGCCGCGTCGGGGTTTCGACGACACCCCGACGACCGAGTTCCCGCCGCACCGCACCTGA
- a CDS encoding YlbL family protein, producing MSTQAPESVMHSDQPEHTAPPTPGGRWRALRRRLVLTNRSITMTISGLAAFGLLLTMILQPVPFAVQGAGPTFDTLGSVNDVPLITVEGAETYPTEGELRLTTVTTAGGPGFPVDVGSVIRGWLSAGQRVVPVETAVDPSLTQEEQDLIGAQQMSSSQENATVSALTTLGYDVPATLTISGADPDRGAAGTVEEGDVIASIRTPDLPTTTITTYADLDDALEATPPGTTVTLGVDRNGVATDVEILTTDDGSGGSLLGIYLSAEFEFPVEVDIKIENVGGPSAGTMFALGIIDQMTPGALTGGEVIAGTGTMSLGGDVGPIGGITLKMYAAERDGADFFLAPADNCGEVVGNIPDGLEVFRVATLDEARTAVEAIADGNTSDLPVCTAG from the coding sequence ATGTCGACGCAGGCTCCCGAGTCAGTGATGCACTCCGACCAGCCCGAGCACACCGCCCCGCCGACGCCCGGCGGTCGCTGGCGGGCCCTGCGGCGACGCCTGGTCCTGACGAACCGGTCGATCACGATGACGATCTCGGGACTCGCCGCCTTCGGGCTGCTGCTGACGATGATCCTGCAGCCGGTTCCGTTCGCGGTCCAGGGCGCCGGGCCCACGTTCGACACCCTCGGCTCCGTGAACGACGTGCCGCTGATCACCGTGGAGGGCGCCGAGACCTATCCCACCGAGGGCGAACTGCGGCTCACCACGGTGACCACGGCCGGCGGGCCAGGGTTCCCGGTGGACGTCGGCAGCGTGATCCGCGGATGGCTGTCCGCCGGACAGCGGGTGGTGCCGGTGGAGACGGCCGTGGACCCCTCACTGACCCAGGAGGAGCAGGACCTGATCGGTGCCCAGCAGATGTCCTCCTCGCAGGAGAACGCGACGGTCTCGGCGCTGACCACCCTGGGCTACGACGTGCCCGCCACCCTGACCATCTCCGGCGCCGACCCCGACCGCGGCGCCGCCGGAACCGTCGAGGAGGGCGACGTGATCGCGTCGATCCGCACACCCGACCTGCCGACGACGACGATCACCACCTACGCCGACCTCGACGACGCGCTCGAGGCCACACCCCCCGGCACCACGGTCACCCTCGGCGTTGACCGCAACGGGGTGGCCACCGACGTGGAGATCCTGACCACCGACGACGGATCCGGTGGGAGCCTGCTCGGGATCTACCTGAGCGCAGAGTTCGAGTTCCCGGTCGAGGTGGACATCAAGATCGAGAACGTCGGCGGCCCGAGCGCTGGCACGATGTTCGCGCTGGGCATCATCGACCAGATGACCCCCGGTGCGCTGACCGGTGGTGAGGTCATCGCCGGGACCGGCACGATGTCGCTCGGCGGCGACGTCGGGCCGATCGGTGGCATCACGTTGAAGATGTACGCGGCCGAGCGCGACGGCGCCGACTTCTTCCTCGCCCCCGCGGACAACTGCGGCGAGGTGGTCGGGAACATCCCCGACGGTCTCGAGGTGTTCCGCGTGGCCACCCTCGACGAGGCCCGGACCGCCGTCGAGGCGATCGCCGACGGGAACACGTCCGACCTTCCGGTCTGCACCGCCGGCTGA
- a CDS encoding M48 metallopeptidase family protein, giving the protein MSEREIEGHGTVEVRRSTRRRKTVSAYREAGRTVVAIPSRFTRAEEDAWVNRMLERMAASDQRRRPSDADLAARAADLCAAYLDGLAPPASVEWVANQDTRWGSCTPARRTIRISDRVQGMPEWVLDYVLLHELAHLLVPGHGTDFWHLVERYPQTERARGFLLGISHARDTPAR; this is encoded by the coding sequence ATGAGCGAGCGGGAGATCGAGGGGCACGGCACGGTCGAGGTGCGACGCAGCACCCGCCGGCGCAAGACCGTGTCCGCGTACCGGGAGGCCGGCCGCACCGTGGTGGCCATCCCGAGTCGGTTCACCAGGGCCGAGGAGGACGCCTGGGTCAACCGGATGCTCGAGCGGATGGCCGCCTCCGACCAGCGCCGCCGCCCCTCCGACGCCGACCTCGCCGCGCGCGCCGCGGACCTGTGCGCCGCGTACCTCGACGGCCTCGCCCCGCCTGCGTCAGTGGAATGGGTCGCCAACCAGGACACCCGATGGGGCTCCTGCACACCGGCACGCCGCACGATCCGGATCTCCGACCGGGTGCAGGGCATGCCCGAGTGGGTGCTCGACTACGTGCTCCTGCACGAGTTGGCGCACCTGCTGGTCCCCGGGCACGGCACCGACTTCTGGCACCTGGTGGAGCGCTACCCGCAGACCGAGCGCGCCCGCGGGTTCCTGCTCGGGATCTCCCACGCCAGGGACACCCCCGCCCGCTGA
- a CDS encoding WhiB family transcriptional regulator yields MQFTSVLDQLTLGGSATTWPLPEQTIDLPISGDQPLPCQDARNQDLWFAEQGADVERAKALCVTCPIRKECLEGAIERREPWGVWGGEVFIDGQVVARKRGRGRPRKDDPYAPSARRDPSAA; encoded by the coding sequence GTGCAGTTCACTTCAGTTCTCGATCAGCTCACCCTCGGGGGATCGGCCACGACCTGGCCCCTACCCGAGCAGACGATCGACCTCCCGATCTCGGGCGACCAGCCGCTGCCGTGCCAGGACGCGCGGAACCAGGACCTCTGGTTCGCCGAACAGGGCGCCGACGTCGAGCGCGCCAAGGCGCTCTGCGTCACCTGCCCGATCCGCAAGGAGTGCCTCGAAGGCGCCATCGAGCGGCGCGAGCCGTGGGGCGTCTGGGGCGGGGAGGTCTTCATCGACGGTCAGGTCGTTGCCCGTAAGCGTGGCCGCGGCCGGCCCCGCAAGGACGACCCGTATGCACCGTCCGCCAGGCGGGACCCGTCAGCCGCGTGA
- a CDS encoding zinc-dependent metalloprotease produces the protein MTEQTPSGRDEWRRMLEQMLGPEAAEEAMRALEASGVDPEQFASVAGMPQNPQQMAAAMSQMRQILSADDGGASDWRIAHDVARQAAHTGGDPSVSAADAAKARSVLSVADLWLDAATDLPPSGGQQIAASRAEWVERTLPTWRAVAEPIATSVADALATMMSVEELPEEATAMLGGVDIGAMMRRLGALSFAMQVGQAAGTLAREVFGGTDTGLPLLPEPSLLLVPANLHEFAADLDAPEDEVWHFLAVREAAHARLFAHVPWLRGHLLGAVEQYARGIEIDLAHLEESVRSIDPTDMDQLRSALSGGIFSTQHTPSQEQALSRLETALALVEGWVEEVTANAVAPHLPHHVPLREMLRRRRAAGGPAEDTFHTLVGLELRPRRARDAASLWALVAREQGQDVRDALWSHPDVIPTAADLDEPAGFLDRRAFAAQVDQDVDAALAALLDGELGYEAGAAENDGGTGAGPDGGTAAGPDRAENDGGTQAGPDGTTGDGGSGDGPDGGRD, from the coding sequence ATGACCGAGCAGACCCCGTCAGGCCGCGACGAGTGGCGCCGCATGCTCGAGCAGATGCTCGGGCCGGAGGCGGCCGAGGAGGCCATGCGCGCGCTTGAGGCCAGTGGCGTGGACCCGGAGCAGTTCGCGTCGGTCGCCGGCATGCCGCAGAACCCGCAGCAGATGGCCGCGGCCATGTCACAGATGCGCCAGATCCTCTCGGCCGATGACGGTGGTGCGTCGGACTGGCGGATCGCCCACGACGTGGCGAGGCAGGCCGCCCACACCGGCGGTGACCCGAGCGTCTCCGCCGCGGATGCGGCGAAGGCCCGCTCGGTGCTCAGCGTGGCCGACCTCTGGCTCGACGCGGCCACCGACCTGCCTCCCTCGGGCGGCCAGCAGATCGCCGCCTCCCGGGCGGAGTGGGTGGAGCGCACGCTGCCGACCTGGCGTGCGGTCGCCGAACCCATCGCGACGTCGGTCGCGGACGCCCTGGCCACGATGATGAGTGTCGAGGAGTTGCCCGAGGAGGCGACGGCGATGCTCGGCGGCGTGGACATCGGCGCCATGATGCGCCGCCTCGGCGCCCTGAGCTTCGCCATGCAGGTGGGTCAGGCGGCGGGCACCCTGGCGCGCGAGGTGTTCGGTGGCACGGACACCGGCCTGCCGCTCCTGCCCGAGCCCAGTCTGCTGCTGGTGCCGGCCAACCTGCATGAGTTCGCGGCGGATCTGGACGCCCCCGAGGACGAGGTGTGGCACTTCCTCGCGGTCCGAGAGGCCGCGCACGCGCGGCTGTTCGCCCACGTGCCGTGGCTGCGTGGGCACCTGCTGGGCGCCGTCGAGCAGTACGCCCGCGGCATCGAGATCGACCTGGCACACCTGGAGGAGTCGGTGCGGTCCATCGACCCCACGGACATGGACCAGCTCCGCAGCGCCCTGTCCGGCGGGATCTTCTCGACCCAGCACACCCCGTCCCAGGAGCAGGCGTTGTCCCGGCTCGAGACGGCCCTGGCCCTGGTGGAGGGCTGGGTCGAGGAGGTCACCGCGAACGCGGTCGCCCCGCACCTGCCCCACCACGTGCCGCTCCGGGAGATGCTGCGACGGCGACGCGCTGCCGGTGGTCCCGCCGAGGACACCTTCCACACGCTCGTCGGGCTGGAGCTGCGGCCGCGCCGGGCCCGCGATGCGGCATCCCTGTGGGCGCTCGTGGCCCGGGAGCAGGGCCAGGACGTCCGGGACGCACTCTGGTCACACCCGGACGTGATCCCCACGGCGGCCGACCTCGACGAGCCGGCCGGTTTCCTGGACCGCCGGGCGTTCGCCGCTCAGGTGGACCAGGACGTCGACGCCGCACTGGCGGCGCTGCTCGACGGCGAGCTCGGCTACGAGGCGGGCGCCGCCGAGAACGACGGCGGCACCGGGGCCGGTCCCGACGGCGGCACGGCGGCTGGTCCGGACCGCGCCGAGAACGACGGCGGCACGCAAGCAGGGCCCGACGGCACGACGGGCGACGGCGGCTCGGGCGACGGTCCCGACGGCGGCCGGGACTGA
- a CDS encoding ThiF family adenylyltransferase, whose protein sequence is MRIRDGFEVYWREPGASQVGLDPRCAVLLEDLSEGEQQVLEALGRDVDRAALLSLANAHSVRTAAVDVLLERLRVAGVLLEEGTVAGDPDARYWQVAAAAGIEPPGSRLDRVIQVCGVDQLGLRIAVILAQSGIGSVLLQDRSRVRPEDVGAGLFRPGDVGVNRAEVGRAVLRAAAPKVGVTVPARTRPDLVVVVDHGVVDPVPLRVLMREDVAHLPVLVRELDVVVGPLVRPGLGVCLRCVDLYRCEADARWPAVATQVATRPPSGVETSLGWSGAALAAGQILAVLDGRSAVVEGAELALTAWDPIPVVRDWQVHPECGCSPVALGVPSGTPPRTAKGGHR, encoded by the coding sequence ATGCGCATTCGCGACGGTTTCGAGGTCTACTGGCGCGAGCCGGGGGCCAGTCAGGTGGGGCTCGATCCGCGCTGCGCGGTGCTTCTGGAGGACCTGAGCGAGGGCGAGCAGCAGGTGCTCGAGGCCCTCGGCCGCGATGTCGACCGTGCCGCCCTGCTCAGCCTGGCGAACGCGCACTCGGTGCGCACCGCTGCGGTCGACGTCCTGCTCGAGCGACTCCGGGTGGCGGGGGTGCTGCTGGAGGAGGGCACCGTCGCCGGCGACCCGGACGCCCGGTACTGGCAGGTGGCCGCCGCGGCCGGGATCGAACCCCCCGGGTCGCGTCTCGATCGCGTGATCCAGGTCTGCGGCGTCGATCAGCTGGGGTTGCGGATCGCGGTGATCCTGGCCCAGTCCGGCATCGGCTCGGTGCTGCTTCAGGACCGGTCCAGGGTGCGCCCGGAGGACGTCGGAGCCGGGTTGTTCCGCCCGGGTGACGTGGGCGTCAACCGGGCCGAGGTGGGGCGGGCGGTCCTGCGGGCGGCCGCCCCGAAGGTCGGCGTGACGGTGCCCGCCCGGACCCGCCCGGACCTCGTCGTGGTGGTCGACCACGGGGTGGTCGATCCAGTGCCGCTACGTGTCCTGATGCGCGAGGATGTCGCGCATCTCCCGGTCCTCGTGCGGGAGCTGGACGTCGTGGTGGGCCCGTTGGTGCGCCCCGGCCTTGGCGTGTGCCTGCGGTGCGTGGACCTGTACCGGTGCGAGGCCGACGCGCGTTGGCCGGCGGTCGCCACCCAGGTTGCCACGCGCCCGCCGTCGGGGGTCGAGACATCACTCGGCTGGTCGGGCGCGGCCCTCGCCGCCGGCCAGATCCTGGCCGTCCTCGACGGCCGGTCGGCCGTCGTCGAGGGTGCCGAGCTGGCGCTGACGGCGTGGGACCCGATCCCGGTCGTGCGGGACTGGCAGGTGCACCCGGAGTGCGGTTGCTCCCCGGTCGCCCTCGGCGTGCCGTCCGGTACCCCGCCGCGGACGGCGAAGGGCGGGCACCGGTGA